In Alphaproteobacteria bacterium, a single genomic region encodes these proteins:
- a CDS encoding DUF2062 domain-containing protein, whose protein sequence is MLFKRRTDLPLHRRLSHLLWPRSGWSRTARYLTHRVSRISDSPHAIAAGLACGAAVSFTPFLGFHFVLAALLAWLMGGNYLASAVGTVVGNPWTFPIIWLSIYQLGTWMLGLEGTVFHEHQMTFQSIFDNPFELLLPMAFGGLPTAVVAWFAVYWPTRRVVAAYQAARRARLAKEPAEKGEAGKFGNRENRKDPK, encoded by the coding sequence ATGTTATTCAAACGGCGTACCGACCTTCCCCTTCACCGGAGATTGTCGCACCTCCTATGGCCGCGTTCCGGATGGTCGCGCACGGCGCGGTACCTGACGCATCGGGTATCGCGGATATCGGACTCGCCGCATGCTATCGCCGCCGGCCTCGCCTGCGGCGCGGCCGTGTCCTTCACGCCCTTTCTGGGATTTCATTTTGTGCTGGCGGCCCTTCTGGCCTGGCTCATGGGGGGCAACTACCTTGCCTCCGCGGTCGGGACAGTGGTGGGCAATCCCTGGACTTTTCCAATTATCTGGCTGTCGATTTACCAGCTCGGGACCTGGATGCTGGGCCTGGAGGGGACCGTTTTTCATGAGCACCAGATGACTTTTCAGAGTATCTTCGATAACCCTTTTGAGTTGCTTCTGCCCATGGCTTTCGGGGGCCTGCCGACCGCGGTGGTGGCGTGGTTCGCCGTCTACTGGCCGACGCGGCGGGTGGTTGCCGCCTATCAGGCGGCCCGGCGCGCTCGACTGGCAAAGGAGCCGGCCGAGAAGGGCGAAGCCGGAAAATTCGGAAACAGGGAAAACAGAAAAGATCCGAAATGA
- a CDS encoding pyridoxine 5'-phosphate synthase — protein sequence MKYLRLGVNIDHVATIRNARGGLHPDPVRAALLAAENGADGITAHLREDRRHISDTDIRRLATEVPAPLNLEMAATGEMLEIALRHRPHAVCLVPEKREELTTEGGLDVAGSAAHVGAYVDALKGADIRVSLFVDPEERQIRAAMSAGCQVVELHTGRYCEAAGAGRAIELARLQKGAALASSLGLEVHAGHGLSYATVGPVAAIPSIVELNIGHFLVGEAIYTGLAAAIGQMREAMESGRRGSATESA from the coding sequence ATGAAATACCTTCGACTGGGCGTCAATATCGATCATGTGGCTACGATCAGGAACGCGCGGGGTGGTCTGCACCCTGATCCGGTTCGGGCGGCCCTGCTCGCGGCCGAAAATGGGGCGGACGGGATCACCGCCCATCTTCGCGAAGATCGCCGGCACATCTCGGACACTGATATTCGCAGGCTGGCGACTGAAGTTCCGGCGCCCCTGAATCTGGAAATGGCCGCGACCGGCGAAATGCTGGAAATAGCCCTTCGGCACCGCCCACATGCGGTCTGTCTTGTCCCTGAAAAGCGCGAGGAACTGACGACGGAGGGCGGTCTGGACGTGGCGGGCTCGGCCGCACATGTCGGTGCGTATGTCGATGCCTTGAAAGGGGCGGATATTCGCGTTTCCCTTTTTGTCGATCCGGAGGAGAGGCAGATCCGTGCCGCCATGTCGGCCGGTTGCCAGGTGGTCGAGCTGCATACGGGCCGGTATTGCGAGGCCGCTGGGGCCGGGCGGGCAATCGAGCTGGCCCGGCTGCAGAAAGGGGCGGCCCTGGCCAGTTCCCTCGGCCTCGAGGTTCATGCGGGGCATGGGCTGAGTTACGCGACAGTAGGTCCGGTCGCGGCTATCCCGTCGATCGTGGAACTGAATATCGGCCATTTCCTGGTTGGCGAAGCCATTTATACGGGCCTTGCTGCGGCCATAGGGCAAATGCGCGAGGCGATGGAGTCGGGCCGGCGCGGCTCGGCAACAGAAAGCGCCTGA
- the acpS gene encoding holo-ACP synthase encodes MILGIGNDLIDIRRIEQTLDRFGARFVERVFTPIEQEKSERRRNRAASYAKRFAAKEACAKALGTGFRDGVFMRDLGVVNLSSGRPTMVLTGSALLQLERITPADCDARIDLTITDDFPLAQAIVIISAVPRAPDLPVT; translated from the coding sequence ATGATTTTGGGAATTGGCAACGATCTCATCGATATCCGCCGTATCGAACAGACACTGGACAGATTCGGCGCGCGCTTTGTCGAGCGCGTTTTCACCCCGATCGAGCAGGAAAAGTCCGAGCGCCGGCGCAACAGGGCGGCGAGTTACGCAAAGCGGTTTGCCGCGAAGGAGGCCTGCGCCAAGGCCTTGGGAACCGGGTTTCGGGACGGCGTGTTCATGCGCGATCTTGGCGTGGTAAATCTGTCCTCGGGGCGGCCGACCATGGTGCTGACGGGCAGTGCGCTTCTCCAGCTTGAACGCATAACGCCGGCGGATTGCGATGCCCGGATCGATCTTACGATCACCGATGATTTTCCGTTGGCGCAGGCGATTGTCATTATTTCGGCGGTTCCCCGGGCGCCGGATCTCCCTGTCACCTGA
- the lepB gene encoding signal peptidase I, which translates to MSPKDNGPNKEASASREEGHSDRGDAGRADADSRKGESKSGSGAERGGLVETVRTIVYAILIALMIRTFAYEPFNIPSGSMIPTLLVGDYLFVSKFAYGYSRHSFPLSFPPFDGRVLGNMPEPGDVAVFKLPRDGRTDYIKRIIALPGDTVQVRGGSLYLNGTRVPRERLADYGYRDRFGHAINTRRYRETLPNGVSYDVLEISDEGALDDTGIYVVPPGHVFAMGDNRDRSLDSRVPGDNGAGGVGFIPFENLVGRAETIFFSTDGSASWWAPWSWPGAIRYDRLIKTIE; encoded by the coding sequence ATGTCACCAAAGGACAACGGACCGAACAAAGAGGCTTCCGCTTCTCGCGAAGAAGGGCATTCGGATCGGGGCGACGCGGGTCGGGCAGACGCCGATTCGCGGAAAGGCGAGTCGAAATCCGGCTCCGGGGCGGAACGCGGGGGCCTCGTCGAGACCGTCAGGACGATCGTTTATGCCATCCTGATTGCGCTTATGATCCGGACCTTTGCCTACGAGCCGTTCAACATTCCATCAGGGTCAATGATTCCGACCCTGCTGGTGGGCGACTATCTCTTCGTTTCCAAATTTGCCTATGGCTACAGCCGTCATTCCTTTCCGCTGAGTTTTCCGCCATTTGACGGCCGGGTTCTGGGCAATATGCCCGAGCCGGGCGACGTCGCCGTCTTCAAGCTGCCGCGGGACGGGCGGACCGACTATATCAAGCGGATTATAGCCCTGCCCGGAGATACGGTTCAGGTGCGGGGCGGGAGCCTTTATCTGAACGGCACCAGAGTCCCCCGGGAACGATTGGCCGATTATGGCTATCGGGACCGATTCGGGCACGCCATCAACACGCGCCGTTACCGCGAGACCCTGCCCAACGGCGTGTCCTATGATGTGCTCGAAATTTCGGACGAAGGGGCACTCGACGATACCGGCATCTATGTCGTGCCACCGGGTCACGTCTTCGCCATGGGTGATAACCGGGACCGGTCGCTCGACAGCCGGGTTCCGGGCGACAACGGCGCCGGCGGCGTGGGGTTCATCCCGTTCGAGAATCTGGTCGGCCGGGCGGAAACGATCTTCTTTTCCACGGACGGTTCGGCTTCTTGGTGGGCGCCTTGGAGCTGGCCGGGTGCCATTCGTTACGATCGCCTAATTAAGACAATCGAGTAA
- the era gene encoding GTPase Era, translated as MSSNRTDSESRHRCGVVVILGAPNVGKSTLLNAVVGQKVSIVTPKVQTTRARVRGIAIEGDVQIVFTDTPGIFSPRRRFDRAMVKAAWSRTGDADLILVMVDARKIVTAGAIDEDTRRVLAGLAQSKPPAFLVINKVDAVTPHKLLWLVKALNDLSTFDSTFMISALKGDGLADLMAEICGRMPEGPWLFPEDQVSDQPTQFFATEITREKLFLRLRQELPYALTVETELWTENKDGSVRIDQTIYVERESQKPIIVGKGGRQIKEIGQAARQELERFLNRRVHLFLHVKTRENWAEQREHFRSLDLDYDA; from the coding sequence GTGAGTTCAAATCGGACCGATTCCGAAAGCAGACATCGCTGCGGCGTCGTTGTGATCCTTGGCGCGCCCAATGTCGGAAAATCCACGCTTTTGAACGCGGTTGTCGGGCAGAAAGTGTCGATTGTGACGCCCAAGGTCCAGACAACGCGCGCGCGTGTTCGCGGAATAGCGATAGAGGGTGACGTCCAGATCGTTTTCACTGATACCCCCGGCATATTTTCACCGCGCCGACGATTTGATCGCGCCATGGTGAAGGCGGCCTGGTCACGGACAGGCGATGCCGACCTGATCCTGGTGATGGTGGACGCGCGAAAAATCGTTACCGCCGGTGCGATTGACGAAGATACGCGCCGGGTGCTGGCTGGCCTGGCACAAAGCAAGCCGCCGGCCTTCCTTGTGATCAATAAGGTGGACGCCGTGACGCCGCACAAATTGCTGTGGCTGGTGAAAGCCCTGAACGATCTTTCGACGTTCGACTCGACCTTCATGATTTCGGCCCTCAAGGGTGATGGCCTGGCCGATCTTATGGCCGAAATTTGCGGAAGAATGCCGGAAGGTCCATGGCTTTTCCCGGAAGACCAGGTTTCGGACCAGCCGACGCAGTTTTTTGCCACCGAAATTACGCGGGAGAAGCTGTTTTTGCGGCTGCGCCAGGAGTTGCCCTATGCTCTGACGGTAGAAACCGAATTATGGACGGAAAATAAGGACGGCAGCGTACGCATAGACCAGACGATCTACGTCGAACGTGAGAGTCAGAAGCCCATTATCGTCGGCAAGGGCGGGCGCCAGATCAAGGAAATCGGGCAGGCGGCCCGGCAGGAGCTGGAGAGGTTTCTTAACCGGCGGGTCCACCTGTTTCTTCACGTCAAGACGCGGGAAAACTGGGCCGAACAGCGGGAGCACTTCCGCTCTCTCGATCTGGATTATGATGCCTGA
- the rnc gene encoding ribonuclease III, producing MSDRTKNFSTLQAIIGHDFANPGLLAEALRHASAAAPGATSYQRLEFLGDRVLGLVMAEMLLAHFPADAEGPLARRHAAMVRKETLAAVSEEMDLGAYLLVSPGEEAAGTRESTGVLADACEALIGALFLDGGYEKAANFVRRFWGARLVETVNAPVDGKTALQEWAQKQGLNLPVYRVVERTGPDHAPEFVISLSIDGEASELGRGASRRAAEQDAAARFLAKRGLAS from the coding sequence ATGTCAGATCGGACCAAAAATTTTTCGACCTTGCAGGCAATCATCGGTCACGATTTCGCCAACCCAGGGCTTCTGGCCGAAGCGCTGCGCCATGCGAGTGCCGCCGCGCCCGGGGCAACCAGCTATCAGCGGCTGGAATTTCTGGGTGATCGTGTCCTGGGGCTCGTCATGGCGGAAATGCTGCTGGCTCATTTTCCCGCGGATGCGGAGGGCCCCCTGGCACGTCGGCACGCCGCCATGGTGAGAAAGGAGACCCTTGCCGCTGTAAGCGAGGAGATGGACCTTGGAGCTTATCTCCTTGTCTCGCCGGGCGAGGAGGCGGCTGGTACCCGGGAAAGCACAGGCGTCCTGGCTGATGCCTGCGAGGCCCTGATCGGCGCGTTGTTTCTGGATGGCGGATACGAGAAGGCGGCGAATTTCGTGCGGCGGTTCTGGGGGGCACGTCTGGTGGAGACGGTCAACGCGCCAGTCGACGGCAAAACGGCCCTCCAGGAATGGGCGCAAAAACAGGGGTTGAACCTGCCCGTGTATCGAGTGGTTGAACGCACCGGCCCCGATCATGCGCCTGAATTCGTGATCTCGCTGTCCATCGACGGCGAGGCGTCGGAGCTGGGTAGGGGGGCTTCCCGTCGCGCGGCTGAACAGGATGCAGCCGCGCGGTTTCTGGCCAAGCGGGGCCTCGCGTCGTGA
- the parC gene encoding DNA topoisomerase IV subunit A, translating into MTDKTAAQILDMPLADALGERYLTYALSTILGRSLPDVRDGLKPVHRRLLFAMRQLRLDPGSGFKKSARVVGDVIGKFHPHGDAAVYDALVRLAQQFAVRYPLIDGQGNFGNVDGDNAAAMRYTEARLTSVAQALLDGIDEDTVDFRPTYDGEGEEPLVLPARFPNLLANGATGIAVGMATSIPPHNAGEICAALLHLIKTPRATIDKLVDLMPGPDFPTGGVLTEDRETIVQAYSTGRGSFRVRARYEVEPLKHGQYQIVVTEIPYQVQKARLVERIAELLHAKKLGALQDVRDESAEDIRLVLEPRNRNVEPEILMESLYRQTDLESRISLNMNVLDNGSIPRVMSLREVLQAFLDHRLDVMVRRTRFRLEKIAHRLEILEGYLIVFRNLDAVIRIIRDNDEPKPPLMKRFKLSDVQAEAVLNMRLRALRKLEEESLREEHRTLTTEQKSLRGLLRDKKRRLVALTEEIKEIRKSFGPGTLTGDRRTEISAAPDDLVVPIETVVEREPVTVICSEKGWIRALKGHVQDIAALKFKEGDEGRFVLPAETTDKLLVFATNGRFYTLPVDRLPSGRGHGEPVKLMVDFGDDEDIVSLLIHEPERRLLVAAADGRGFVVEEKDVMAQTRNGKQILNLSADTQARVCCPVEGDSVAVIGENRKLLVFPVLELPVMARGRGVQLQKYKDGGLSDSKTFDKADGLSWRLGDRVRTEADIRPWQGKRAQAGRLAPRGFSKDNKFS; encoded by the coding sequence ATGACTGACAAGACCGCCGCCCAGATACTGGATATGCCGCTCGCCGACGCCCTGGGCGAGCGGTACCTCACATACGCATTGTCCACAATTTTGGGGCGGTCCCTGCCGGACGTGCGCGACGGGCTCAAACCGGTGCACCGGCGCCTGCTGTTCGCCATGCGGCAACTGCGCCTCGACCCGGGGTCTGGTTTCAAAAAGTCCGCCCGGGTGGTCGGTGACGTAATCGGCAAGTTTCATCCCCACGGCGATGCGGCCGTTTATGACGCTCTGGTCCGCCTGGCGCAGCAATTCGCGGTCCGGTATCCGCTGATCGATGGGCAGGGCAATTTCGGCAACGTCGATGGCGATAACGCAGCGGCCATGCGTTATACCGAGGCGCGGCTCACCTCAGTCGCCCAGGCCCTGTTGGACGGGATTGACGAGGACACGGTCGATTTCCGGCCGACCTATGATGGCGAAGGGGAGGAGCCGCTTGTCCTTCCGGCCCGATTTCCAAACCTGCTGGCGAATGGCGCGACCGGAATCGCGGTCGGCATGGCCACCAGCATCCCGCCACATAACGCGGGCGAGATCTGCGCTGCCCTCCTGCACCTGATCAAAACCCCGCGGGCGACGATTGACAAGCTGGTGGACCTCATGCCGGGGCCCGATTTCCCGACCGGAGGCGTCCTGACGGAGGATCGCGAGACAATTGTTCAGGCATATTCCACGGGGCGCGGCAGTTTCCGTGTTCGCGCCCGCTACGAGGTGGAGCCGCTCAAGCATGGACAATACCAAATCGTGGTCACCGAGATTCCCTACCAGGTACAAAAGGCCCGACTGGTGGAACGAATCGCCGAGCTGCTTCACGCCAAGAAATTGGGGGCATTGCAGGACGTGCGAGACGAATCGGCCGAAGATATCCGTCTCGTTCTGGAGCCCCGGAACCGGAACGTGGAGCCGGAAATCCTGATGGAGTCCCTTTACCGGCAGACCGATCTGGAAAGCCGAATTTCCCTGAATATGAACGTACTGGACAATGGCAGCATCCCGCGAGTTATGAGCTTGCGCGAGGTTCTGCAGGCCTTTCTGGACCATAGACTTGACGTCATGGTGCGGCGGACCCGGTTTAGGCTCGAAAAAATTGCCCATCGGCTCGAGATTCTCGAGGGGTATCTGATTGTTTTCCGGAACCTCGATGCGGTCATCAGGATTATTCGGGACAACGACGAACCCAAGCCGCCGCTTATGAAGCGTTTCAAGCTCTCCGATGTGCAGGCGGAAGCGGTGCTTAACATGCGGCTCAGGGCACTGCGGAAACTTGAGGAAGAGTCCCTGCGGGAAGAGCATCGGACGCTGACGACGGAACAGAAATCTTTGCGCGGGCTGCTGCGTGACAAGAAGCGCAGGCTTGTGGCTCTTACGGAGGAAATCAAAGAGATCCGGAAATCTTTTGGGCCAGGGACACTGACGGGGGATCGCCGAACTGAAATTTCGGCCGCGCCGGACGATTTGGTCGTTCCCATTGAGACTGTCGTCGAGCGCGAACCGGTCACCGTGATCTGCTCTGAAAAAGGCTGGATCCGGGCCCTGAAAGGCCATGTGCAGGACATTGCCGCGCTTAAATTCAAGGAAGGCGACGAGGGGCGTTTTGTTCTTCCGGCCGAGACAACCGACAAGCTCCTCGTCTTCGCCACGAACGGCCGTTTTTACACCCTTCCGGTTGATCGGCTGCCTAGCGGGCGGGGCCATGGGGAGCCGGTCAAGCTGATGGTGGATTTCGGGGATGACGAGGATATTGTCTCGCTTCTTATCCATGAGCCCGAGCGACGGTTGCTGGTCGCGGCGGCCGACGGCCGGGGTTTCGTGGTTGAGGAAAAGGATGTCATGGCCCAGACAAGAAACGGAAAACAGATCCTGAACCTGTCGGCCGATACGCAGGCCCGGGTTTGTTGCCCCGTGGAGGGCGATAGCGTTGCCGTAATCGGGGAAAATCGGAAGCTTCTGGTTTTTCCCGTTTTGGAATTGCCCGTCATGGCCCGCGGGCGCGGGGTCCAGTTGCAGAAATACAAGGATGGCGGGCTTTCGGATAGCAAGACGTTCGACAAGGCGGACGGACTGTCGTGGCGCCTTGGCGATCGTGTGAGAACAGAAGCCGATATCCGGCCCTGGCAGGGGAAACGCGCCCAGGCGGGGCGGCTGGCCCCGCGCGGCTTCTCGAAAGATAACAAATTCTCATAA
- a CDS encoding TRAP transporter small permease subunit, which yields MGAILKFANAVDRLNAGVGKVLSLAVLAMVLIVFLIVVLRYGFSLGWVALQESYVWLHGLIFMLGAGFTLQRDGHVRVDIFYRGHSRKFRAWVNLAGTVLFLMPLVITIAWVSVPYAADSWARLEASREAGGLPGLFALKSAILVFCVLFGLQGLSLMARSVATLFSAGTAEAPPRPGEGI from the coding sequence GTGGGGGCCATACTCAAATTCGCGAATGCGGTCGACCGGCTGAATGCCGGGGTCGGCAAAGTCCTCTCGCTTGCCGTGCTGGCCATGGTTCTGATCGTATTTCTTATCGTCGTTCTGCGGTACGGGTTCAGTCTGGGTTGGGTCGCGCTGCAGGAATCCTATGTCTGGCTCCACGGGCTGATTTTCATGCTGGGGGCGGGGTTTACGTTGCAGCGGGACGGCCACGTGCGGGTCGATATTTTTTACCGCGGGCATTCAAGGAAATTTCGCGCCTGGGTGAACCTGGCCGGCACGGTTCTTTTTTTGATGCCGCTGGTGATCACTATCGCCTGGGTGTCGGTGCCGTACGCGGCCGACTCATGGGCACGACTTGAAGCTTCGCGGGAGGCCGGGGGCCTGCCCGGCCTTTTCGCGCTGAAATCGGCGATCCTCGTGTTCTGCGTTTTGTTCGGTCTTCAGGGACTGTCCCTCATGGCGCGGTCGGTGGCGACATTGTTCTCGGCCGGAACGGCCGAGGCTCCACCCCGGCCGGGCGAAGGCATCTAG
- a CDS encoding TRAP transporter large permease subunit: MGLESGAIALVMFGVTCGFLLTGYPVALVLGGVALIFAGLGTLGGVFDPFLLGGLPSRYFGIMTNEVLVAVPLFVFMGVMLERSKVAEDLLQTLGLLFGSLSGGLGISVVLVGMLLAASTGIVGATVVTMGLLSLPTMLKAGYDPKLATGVICASGTLGQIIPPSIVLILLGDILQGAYGDAQRALGNFAPEPVSVMDLFAGAIFPGLILAGLYIAWQILMAILRPHSSPPLGGDQSAGSVWRQVLKALLPPFLLILAVLGSILAGIATPTESAAVGGMGAMLLAARRGALNRRILSEALSSTVQITTMVFVILLGASVFSLVFRGFGGDILIHDLLSDLPGGAFGAMLVVMAVMFFLGFFLDFIEIIFVVVPIVGPVLLQMGLDPVWLGVMIAINLQTSFLTPPFGFALFYLRGIAPDEVATLDIYKGVLPFVAMQALALGAVAYWPELATWLPARLFD; encoded by the coding sequence ATGGGCCTGGAATCGGGCGCGATTGCGCTTGTCATGTTTGGCGTTACCTGCGGCTTCCTGTTGACAGGCTACCCTGTCGCCCTTGTTCTCGGCGGGGTCGCCCTCATCTTCGCCGGATTGGGTACACTGGGAGGCGTATTCGATCCGTTTCTGCTGGGTGGGCTGCCATCCCGTTACTTTGGCATCATGACGAACGAGGTTCTGGTCGCAGTACCGCTTTTCGTCTTCATGGGCGTCATGCTTGAACGCTCGAAAGTGGCCGAAGACCTTTTGCAGACGCTGGGGCTTCTCTTTGGCTCACTTTCCGGCGGGCTTGGAATTTCCGTTGTTCTCGTCGGCATGTTACTGGCGGCGAGTACCGGAATCGTCGGCGCAACAGTCGTCACCATGGGGCTTCTGAGCCTGCCCACGATGCTGAAAGCGGGCTATGACCCAAAGCTGGCAACCGGCGTCATCTGCGCATCCGGAACGCTGGGCCAGATCATACCGCCTTCCATTGTCCTGATTCTGCTGGGTGACATTCTTCAGGGGGCCTATGGAGATGCGCAGCGGGCACTTGGAAATTTCGCGCCCGAACCCGTCTCGGTCATGGATCTCTTTGCCGGTGCGATTTTCCCGGGCCTGATCTTGGCGGGCTTGTATATCGCCTGGCAGATCCTGATGGCCATTCTGCGGCCGCACTCCAGCCCGCCACTAGGCGGCGACCAGTCCGCCGGTTCCGTATGGCGGCAGGTGCTTAAGGCCCTGCTGCCGCCATTTCTTTTGATTCTGGCGGTGCTTGGCTCCATTCTGGCGGGCATTGCGACGCCGACAGAGTCCGCCGCTGTCGGCGGGATGGGAGCCATGCTGCTCGCTGCCCGGAGAGGGGCGCTGAACCGTCGGATTCTCTCGGAAGCCCTGTCGTCCACCGTCCAGATCACGACGATGGTCTTTGTCATCCTTCTCGGCGCATCGGTCTTTTCGCTGGTATTTCGAGGCTTCGGCGGGGACATCCTTATTCACGATCTGTTGTCGGACCTGCCCGGCGGTGCTTTTGGTGCCATGCTCGTCGTCATGGCCGTGATGTTTTTCCTCGGTTTCTTTCTCGACTTCATCGAAATCATTTTTGTGGTTGTGCCCATTGTAGGACCGGTCCTGTTGCAGATGGGACTGGACCCGGTCTGGCTCGGCGTGATGATCGCGATAAATCTGCAAACCAGTTTCCTGACACCGCCGTTTGGCTTTGCGCTTTTCTATCTTCGCGGAATCGCCCCGGATGAGGTGGCGACGCTCGATATTTACAAGGGGGTGCTGCCGTTCGTTGCCATGCAGGCTCTGGCGCTCGGGGCCGTCGCCTATTGGCCAGAATTGGCGACCTGGCTGCCGGCCAGGCTTTTCGACTAG
- a CDS encoding TRAP transporter substrate-binding protein — protein MSNASRTRTRRRDFLKTVAGSSAALAAASTLPAPAIASDTIRWRMVTTWPKGFPGLGAGAAHLADLINRTSGGRLQVTVYGAGELVPAFEAMDAVANGTADLGHGGPYYWKGKAEATQFLSAVPFGFTVQEQNAWYEFGGGQELADKIYRGFGCKFFSAGNTTAQMGGWFNVEISSIDDLKGLKMRIPGLGGEVMRSAGVNVVNIPGGALLTSIKSGAIDALEWVGPYNDLAFGLYQGADYYYYPGWHEPAACIDCFINLERWEELPNDLQEIVAACCRAANGTMVSEFTARNNAALNVLTSRHGVQLRHFPDEVLQELARLTKEVTGDIRSRDAMSDEVLTSIEAFLKAASAWSNLSNKSYLDVRSKMISPAG, from the coding sequence ATGAGTAACGCATCCCGCACGCGCACCAGGCGGCGTGACTTCCTGAAAACAGTTGCCGGCAGCTCGGCCGCGCTCGCGGCCGCTTCCACGCTCCCCGCCCCGGCCATCGCCAGTGATACGATCCGCTGGCGGATGGTGACCACCTGGCCCAAGGGCTTTCCGGGTCTGGGAGCCGGCGCCGCCCATCTTGCCGATCTGATCAACAGGACGTCCGGCGGGCGGCTGCAGGTCACCGTCTACGGGGCAGGCGAGCTCGTCCCCGCTTTCGAGGCAATGGACGCCGTGGCGAACGGGACGGCCGATCTCGGACACGGCGGCCCCTATTATTGGAAGGGCAAGGCCGAGGCCACCCAGTTCTTGTCGGCCGTGCCATTCGGCTTCACGGTACAGGAGCAGAACGCCTGGTACGAATTTGGTGGTGGTCAGGAGCTGGCGGACAAGATTTATCGGGGGTTCGGCTGCAAGTTCTTCAGCGCCGGCAATACCACGGCGCAGATGGGCGGCTGGTTCAACGTCGAAATAAGTTCCATCGACGACCTGAAGGGCTTGAAAATGCGTATTCCCGGCCTCGGCGGAGAAGTCATGCGTTCCGCCGGGGTGAATGTGGTGAATATCCCGGGCGGGGCACTCCTCACCTCGATCAAATCGGGCGCCATCGATGCCCTCGAATGGGTGGGCCCCTATAACGACCTTGCCTTCGGCCTCTATCAGGGGGCGGACTACTACTACTATCCGGGCTGGCATGAGCCGGCGGCCTGTATCGATTGCTTTATCAATCTCGAGCGTTGGGAGGAATTGCCCAACGATCTCCAGGAGATCGTGGCCGCCTGCTGCCGCGCGGCGAACGGCACCATGGTCAGCGAATTCACCGCGCGAAATAACGCTGCACTCAATGTTCTGACGTCCAGACACGGCGTGCAGCTCCGGCATTTTCCCGATGAGGTCCTGCAGGAACTTGCCCGCCTGACCAAGGAAGTTACAGGTGACATTCGCAGCCGGGATGCCATGAGCGACGAGGTTCTGACCAGCATCGAGGCTTTCCTGAAAGCCGCGTCTGCCTGGTCCAATCTGTCGAACAAGTCCTATCTTGATGTTCGCTCGAAAATGATCAGCCCCGCCGGCTAG
- the recO gene encoding DNA repair protein RecO, which produces MEWCDNGILLSARPHGEHALILSVLTENHGRHAGLVRGGAGARARGLYQPGNELTVTWRARLTEHLGSYSSEMRCAWPALVLDEPLRLAALTSACAVAEAALPERESHPAVFLGLRALFDALTSDMWSAAYVQWEVALLSELGFGLDLSACAATGERETLAYISPRTGRAVSRLAGEPYKDRLLPLPRFLTGKYDMNDDALAEEIRLALRVTGHFLDRHVWGLANRPEPPARTRLIDRLAH; this is translated from the coding sequence ATGGAATGGTGCGATAATGGGATCCTCCTCTCTGCCCGCCCACATGGCGAACACGCTCTTATCCTGTCAGTGCTGACCGAAAACCACGGGCGACACGCCGGCCTCGTGCGTGGCGGCGCCGGTGCCCGGGCACGCGGCCTTTACCAGCCGGGCAACGAACTGACAGTGACCTGGCGAGCACGCCTGACAGAACACCTCGGGTCCTACAGTAGCGAAATGCGCTGCGCCTGGCCCGCGCTGGTACTGGATGAACCTCTCCGGCTGGCCGCACTTACATCGGCCTGTGCGGTCGCAGAGGCGGCGCTGCCTGAACGGGAAAGCCATCCGGCGGTGTTTCTCGGGTTGCGGGCGCTGTTCGATGCCCTCACTTCGGACATGTGGAGTGCCGCATACGTTCAGTGGGAGGTGGCCCTCCTGTCGGAGCTGGGCTTTGGGCTGGATCTTTCGGCCTGCGCGGCAACGGGTGAGAGGGAAACGCTGGCTTATATTTCGCCGCGCACCGGCCGGGCGGTTTCCCGCCTTGCGGGCGAACCCTATAAGGATCGCCTGCTGCCATTGCCCCGGTTTCTCACCGGAAAATACGACATGAACGACGATGCGCTGGCGGAAGAGATTCGGCTGGCGCTGCGCGTGACGGGCCACTTTCTCGACCGACACGTCTGGGGTCTCGCAAATCGGCCGGAACCACCAGCCCGCACCCGCCTGATTGATCGATTAGCCCATTGA